GCTGAGCAGCGGCGACCACCGCGTCCTGATCGACCCCTTTATCGCGGGCAATCCCAAGTCGCCCATCACCGTTGAGGAGGCGCTGGGCTGGAACGTGGACGCCGTGCTGATCAGCCACGCGCACGGCGACCACTGGGGCAACGCGCTGGACTTTGCCAAAGCCGGGGTGCCCATCATCGGTACCGCCGAGATCGGCCATTACGCGGAGAAGAACGGCGCGCAGAACGCCGTCGCCATGAACATCGGCGGCACCTACCGCGCCCCCTGGGGCAGCGTCACGCTGACCCCCGCCTGGCATTCCTCCTCCTTTCCCGACGGCACCTACGGCGGGATGCCCACCGGCCTCATCATCGAGATGGACGGCGTGCGGGTGTACCACGCGGGGGATACGGGCCTCTTTTCCGACATGCGGCTGATCGGTGACACGGGCCTCGACGTCGCCCTGCTGCCCATTGGGGACCACTACACGATGGGGCCGGAGG
The window above is part of the Deinococcus metallilatus genome. Proteins encoded here:
- a CDS encoding metal-dependent hydrolase, with the protein product MQLRFLGQSAFLLSSGDHRVLIDPFIAGNPKSPITVEEALGWNVDAVLISHAHGDHWGNALDFAKAGVPIIGTAEIGHYAEKNGAQNAVAMNIGGTYRAPWGSVTLTPAWHSSSFPDGTYGGMPTGLIIEMDGVRVYHAGDTGLFSDMRLIGDTGLDVALLPIGDHYTMGPEEAARALDLLRPRIAIPMHYGTFPVLTGDPQVFAREGRERGVDVRVLAPGETTEV